Genomic segment of Arachis hypogaea cultivar Tifrunner chromosome 16, arahy.Tifrunner.gnm2.J5K5, whole genome shotgun sequence:
TTGGAAGCAATATGTAAGGCAGTTTGATTATCGCACACCAATTCTATTTTACTCGGCTCACAAAACTTAAGTTCCTTAATTAATTGCTTCAACCATATAAGTTCACATGTGGCAAGTGCCATAGCTCTATATTCAGCTTCCGCACTAGATCTTACTACAACATTTTGCTTCTTACTCTTCTAAGATATCAAGTTTCCACCAACAAAAACACAATAACCAGATGTAGAACATCCATCAGATGGAGATCCTGCCCAATTTGCATCAGTATACCCAACAATCTAGTTATGTCCTTTATCTTCATACAACAAACCTTTTTCTGGAGCACCTTTGATATATCTAAGGACTCTAACAGCTGTGTCCCAATGACTATCACATGGGGAGTTAAGAAACTGACTCAGGATACTTGTGGCAAATGAAATATCTGGCCGAGTGACTGTCAAATAATTCAATCAGCCAATTAATCTGCGATATCTACCAGGATCTGCAAGAGGTTCTCCTTGATCTGGactaagttttgtgttgggatcCATTAGTGTATCTATAGGTCTAGAATCCAATATTTCAGTTTCTTCAAGAATATCCAGAGCATATTTTCTCTGTGAGATACAGATCCCAGCATTAGATTGTGCCACTTCAATTCCTAGGAAATATTTTAACTTTTCCATATCCTTAGTCTGAAAGTGATCAAACAAGTGTTGTTTTAACTGAGTGATTCCCTCATGATCATCTGCAGTAAtgacaatatcatccacataaacaacCAGATATGCGGAGGTCGTGGAGAAAGAATGACGGGAGAAAATTGAATGATCTGCTTCACTCTGAATCATGCCAAATTTAGAAATAACAACACTAAAGCGACTAAACCAAGCTCGAGGGGATTGTTTCAAGCGATATAAAGATCGGCGTAAATGATATACTAAGCCGGAACATTCCCCCTGAGCAACAAACCCAGGAGGTTGCTCCATGTATACTTCCTCCTCGAGATCACCATGTAAGAAAGTATTTTTAATATCAAGTTGATGAAGAGGCCAATGGTGAATGGCAGCCatagaaagaaaaagacgaaCAGAGGTCATCTTCGCAACAGGAGAGAAGGTATCACCATAGTCCAAACCAAAGATTTGAGTGTAGCCCTTAGCCACAAGGCGGGCTTTTAATCGATCAATGGTTCCGTCTGAGCCGACCTTAATAGTATAGATCCAACGACAACCCACAGTAGATTTGCCCGGTGGTAATGGAACAAGATCCCAAGTACCAGTAGAATGTAAGGCAGACATCTCCTCAATCATAGTCTGGCGCCACCCTCGATGTGAAAGAGCTTCTGCTGTTGTTTTGGGTATAGAAACAGAAGACAAAGAGGAGGTAAAAGTATAGTGCGAAGATGATAAACGATGGTAactaagaaaattataaataggatTAGGATTACGGGTGGAACGAGTACCTTGTCTGAGAGAAATAGGAGGACTACTGCTAACTCCCGAAGAAGGATCTAAGGACGGTTCAACCACGGGTTCAGGAGATGAGTTATCTTGGACCGCAGGCCGTGGGCGGCGATGATAAACCTGGAGAGGCTTTGTAGGAATAGGAGGCCCATCTAAGTAAGGAACAGGAAGCACCTTTGTAATGGAAGGTGAAGTGATGTCGGGTGTAGAGAAAAAAAGGGGTATTCTCAAGAAAGGTGACATCTGCAGACACGAAGAAACGATTAAGAGCTGGAGAATAACAACGATAACCCTTTTGAAATCGAGTGTACCCTAAGAAAATACATTTGATAGAGCGAGCAGTTAACTTGTCTTTGCCTGGGGTAAGATCATGGATGAAACAAGTATAACCAAAGACTCGTAGTGGAATAGAAAAAATGTGCTCATGAGGAAATAAAATGGAATGAGGAACTTGATTTTGCAAAACAGAAGAAGGCATACGATTAATTAAATAACATGCAGTCAGAATAGCCTCACCCCAAAACTTAAGGGGAACATGAGTATGGAGAAGAAGAGTGTGAGCAGTTTCAATCAAGTGACGATGTTTACGCTCAGTCACACCATTCTGTTGAAGGGTATGAGGACAATACGATTGATGTAGAGTGTCTTAGGAGGACAAGTAAGACGAAAAGGGTGCTGAAAAATACTCACGAGCATTATCACTtcgtaaaattttaattgaagttttgaattggttttgaatttcagAACAGAAAGACTTGAAATGTGCAAATAATTCAGATCTGTCCTTTATTAAATATAACCAAGTGCAACGAAAAAAGTCATCAATAAAGGTGACAAAATAACGAAAAACAGAATGAGAAGTAACACAACTAGGTCCCCATACATCAGAATAAATAACAGAAAAGGGAGACGCAGCTCGTGTATTAACATGACTTGAAAAAGAACTACGAACATGTTTACCTAAATGACAAGTTTAACATTCTAATGTAGCAAGACGAGATAAACTCGGGACCATAGCTTGTAACTTCGAGAGGCTGGGATGTCCCAGGTGACAATGGACCACGTCTGAAGACACAACAGCAACAACAGATACAGTCCTTGAGACTCACATCCTGTACCAATCGTCTGTCCCGTCCCTCGATCCTGCACAATGACGGAGTCAGCAAAAAAGGCAACAGAACAATTAAGAGAACGAGTAAGTTCGCTAATAGAAATCAAATTGAAAGGACAATTGGGCATGTAAAGAACATATTTCAAAGGTAATGTAGGAAGAGGAGTAGCTTGACTTATTCCCTTAGCACCAATTTTAGAACCATCAGCCAAAGTGATAGAAGGAAGAAATGCAGggtgttcaagtttagagaggaCAGAAGAAGTACCAGAAATGTGATCAGAAGCACCTGAGTCAAGGACCCATGGTCCAAGGAAAGAGGaatgagagatacaagcaacagaATTACCAGAGTGGGCCACCAAAGCAACGGGAGTAGATGCCTGCTTTGAAGCTTGGTACTTGAGAAACTCATCATAATCATGGCCAGAGACAAATATCCCTTGTGGTTGTGCGGCGGAGTGAACGTCAGATGGCTCATTAGTTTGGACAACATTAGCTACCTTGGTAGGATGACCATGGAGAGCATAACATTTATCCTGAGTATGACCAATCCTATGGCAATAGGTACAACTAAGACGAATACGATTACCACGACCCCACGGCCGCCGCGAGTGGGCACTTGAAAGGACACTTGAGAAGAAGATTGGGATGCCAATGCAGTTTGGTCGAAAGTATGGGTCTCGAGAGAGGGGCCGGATTGCAGAGTCGTGCAAATACGTCCTCAAGGGAAGGAACGGGTGAGGTGCCCAATATTTGTTGCCAAAGAGATTCAAGTTCAGCAGGCAACCCAAGTAACGTAAGTACCAAAAACAGCTTTCCTGTTGAGTATGATGGTCATTAGCATTAGACACATAGGGAAGGAGAGTCGAAAACTCTTCCTTGACAGCTTCCACAGCCTCAACATAAGATTCCATATCAGTTCCTTGAAGCTGTAAACTACACAGCTTCTTAGCAACATGGTAAAGTCTTGCAATGTTATTAGTGTATAAAGCTTTAGCACGGTCCCACACCTTTTTACAAGTTTTGTAAGTTCGAAACATAGTCAGCTTTGGTAGATCAATGGTATGCCATATAAGGTTACATAGCTGGGCATCAATCTTCTTCCAAGTGATTTTGTCAGCGGCGCGAACATCATCAACAGATTTACTAAGGTGGTCTTCATAGCCTTGGCCCATGAACCAAAATTCCATAGAATCAGCTCAAGAAAGGTAATTTTTGGCATCCATCAATTTTTCAGAGGTCATTGTAGCGGTTCCAGAAATAACAGATGTTAGAACAGCCGGTTTGCCACCATTGGAGTTGGTGTCGGGGGTTACCTCAGAAGACATGATGGCAGACACTCATAAATGGCCAGAAAACACCTGCAGCAGGGAAACGAGGGCCGAAAAAAAGCATGGGCAGCGGAGCGTGACGTTCACGCGCGTCTGGAGCGGAGGCGCGTGAGGACCACGCGCAGGAAAAGGGGCGGCGCGTGTCGGCGCGTGCGGCGGTTGACGGCGGTGAAATTTTGGGGACAGGCCGAACTTGGCTTTTCGGTTCTGATTCTGAGGTTGCTTTGGAGTGGGTCTGATGTTTGACAAAATTTTAGCCGGAAAAACAGTTTCTGATGAAGAAACACAGCTGATAGTGTCAGCTGGTGGGAAAAGGGAACACGACTGAGAGATTGCAgctggaaaagaagaaaaacaaatagaaacCATAGCCGGGTCGAAACCTGCTCTGATAACAACTTGAAATACACGAATGAAGTGAGACAAGGATTGTGTTTTGGATGAATTCCTTGAGAGAATCATCTCTCAgcgtcaatatatatatatatatatatatatatatatatgtgtacaGAAATAAAATCCCTTAATACTAGGAGATACAATAGAATCAGATATCTAAAAACAGAAACTATATCAAAACAGAATAACTTATATAAAGCCTATATCTCTCAGAATAACTTATATACAACTTATATCCCTAATATGATATTCAACAGTTATCCTCAAAGTGCTCCTAAGCCGCCGTTTTAAATCTACCATTCAAACATTTAGGCCAGTTtggataaacaacttaattaagtttcttttaacaaaatagtttaaataataaataattatattagaaGTAGCttgtaaataaattattttgtgtttagatttttagctttaaaagtacttattttatagaaatgtaataaaaagtagtagtattatgagaaaagttatttttttaacttctctataaccTTTTAAATAACTTCTTAGAAAACTacagtttaattttaaaaattgcaccaaatattaatattactactattcataaattaaaaatttaaaaaaaattatttttaaaacctTTCAAACAAACTTTAACGAGAGTAAAAATAATTCATAATCTCCCCAAACATTCATCATTCATTTTCCCCTTCATTCTAAAATCACTATAGCAATCATGTCATGAGATTGTTATATATCATACCAAATGATACCCCAATTAATATCATACCCAACCGCTAGCAATGAAAATCACAATAGAAAGAACATCAATTtgatatcaaaagaaaaaggagaatacAACTAATTAGCACAAATTAGCAGAGGATGGAATAACATAAACACAAACGGGTGAGTATATGGCCAAAAGAAAAATCTGAATCCTTTCTTCATATTTTCATTTTGCCCTCAAACTGTAATCTAATATGACATAGGTAGGGCAGAGGAAATTCTTGTATTTGCATTAGTGGCTCAAAGCAACACCAATTTATAAAACTCCCCAAACCTAATGAAAATGGGCAAAATTTCCAAACCATTTGTCTTGAGTTAATgttcaaaatagtttttaaaatttgactTCTAATTCAATTTGACCTTCTAATTTTCAATTAACTTAATTTGTACTTTGAAATTTTAAAGCGTCTCCTTCCTTTTTTAGAATAACGACTCTACTTCTTCTATTTTTAACATTTCGTCCTTTCCTCTTTCAACCCTTTATTCCCTCGTTTAAGAATTTGCCATTGGTCAATGGATTGCTGCATGCATAAGGTGAGATTTGAAACCCTTAACACTTGCTTAAATAGACTACTGAACTACCGACTAGACTAactcaataaaattaataaaaatttgacTAGTCAAATTCCTTATTCAAATTTGCTTCAAACTCTTTaggttgattttaaaattttaattcatatgtcttcattcttcatgaatattgtgtTGTCTTGCACTAAAAAAACAGCTTACAATCTTGTAGTTTCTACTATTTTTTAATTGGGTGCAATATAATTTTCAATTCTAATTcaattttgatttctaattttttcaatgttttaacatgttatatttgtaattttatactatttttgaatgtttttgatttaattatctaataattattagtGAATATTTCATTAGTGAATAATTATCTAATATTTGCAATACTATTTGTTTCTATTGTCATATCATGTTACAAGACTAATTATTGAaagtagacaataaaaatattaaataatgtgaacaattaATATATTGGATGCTTAATTTATTAGATGTGTGAACgattatcctaatattaagatttaggtgggtaatttggaggtgtagtgtgtttttattttagagtaatgctaagaagacaaaaaaatagccagaacttgccttatttaacatttattaattgttaaaatAATGTAAGTTATAGTTGCTTTTGGCTAATTTTATTCGGTTaccaaatatttttgtttattgggcCAATTTTAAAGTCCATTGTTCATATTattcacaaaaattattgtctaccTAAAGTCTATTATTAAAACCAACGAGGCACAATTCACCTATTGGCCAACAACAAACTCTTAGATAGAATTCAGTACCACCGAGTTGAAGATTACTGTGGAAACCAAAAAAACTTCACCAAATGTGAAAATTAAAGGAAAGAACAAATCATTGATATGTCGTTGTTGAACCAAATAACAATAAACAGAAACCAGCTGAGAAATAAGTGTTAATGTACGTTTACTCTTTATATTCTTGAATAATGTTCACTTATAAAGTTTTATTTATTCACAAATAagtgttaatttaaaaaaattatacaccattaattattttttctcaaatataCTCATATTCAAACATGATTGAAAAATGCCAAAGAGAGCTATATTAGTAGAATAATGGAAGAgataataaatgaaaaaatttaattaataatgataatttgataaaatgcttttgTTTGATAATGGAAGGaatagttaaattttattttcactataataattattttgtaaatcATCATAtagtttatcatatttttaattaatttttaatattattgaattatttttataataataataataaatatctaattatgaatttttatctaataatattttttaatttggtaaATCAAAGACTATTCTACCacgaatttaaaatttcaatatttatttaaatagacgaATGAATTGATCCCTCGACTAATTCAATTATAACTTTAAATTAGAAAACTTCATTAAAagttagtaaaattataaaaattaattaataagatagttAAATCTAACAATTATCTATAAAAGTATCTACTCATATTATTTTAGGTTAAATATGAAGAATTTTTTAGAATGTGCTGCAATAATAAGATGGTCTTTAATAGGACAGGCAATGGATAGAGTAAGGTTTGGTCATTTGGAATCTACTCTAACTTTATTTgcgagttgaaaatttttttaagattttactcTACTCTATTTGcagattgaaaatttttcaatccTAATCCTACCTGCACCTTAAAGTTTTAAACCCTATCATACCCAATCCTAcctacagaaaaataaaaaaattcaagcaaatataaaattcaaccattctaaatttcatacatataaataaaatagaaaataaaaattaagttcaaattaaaattaaaaataataaaatctaaaaaaattaatctaaaattataaataatataattatcaattaatttagtagttattttaaatttttgtaagaaaaaaaattatgaattcaaCACTTATTTTCTTTACTACATACATaacttttatatgtatattatataatatattagaagTGCGGATAGAATAGAGTAAGGTATCCTAAATTTGTACCCTACCATTTTACTCACAGATAAACTCATACCGCATCTTATTTTACCCATAACGGATAGAATATATAATCATGTCCGAACGGATTGATTCGAGTTGAATACTCGCAAATAGAGTACAGATGGTCAGCACTAATTTTTAGCTGTTTCTGATTCCATATCGTATTTCCATCGGCAAATTTCATAATTTCTTCCCCGATAAGGTTCAATCAGTTGCAATCATGCACAATAAAttgagggaaaaaaaagaaagaagaaaagcacTATAAGTGGCTGTGTAAGAGCAAGACACTATATCTTATCTCATCACTGCCAAGTAATTTTCAGCACATGAAACACATTTTTTAGATTTAATTCAGATATTAATCATATTATCCTCATTATATTGAATAATTAAGACAATGCACCGACGGTCAGTTTGATGACACCCGTTATTATATTTCTAACGGGTCTTCTCTCGACCaaaagtttttattaattttacttaaatttttatataaatatttttatttattttattttttaaaaaaataataaagatcaaatccaaacatttttattataaaaaaattgatattatattataaaattattttttaaatttaaactgataaaaaatgtataaattattatatttctaACAGTAATtagataacaaaaaataaaaattttatctcaAAAAATATCTCATGTATATAGAGAGAGCATGAAACTTAatgctttttcttttatcttttatacaTAATCGTTAACTATTTTTAggttttaattatgaatataacccatttaaaattcttattcttcaaataatatatatatatagaggaaaTGAATGAAACTTAAtgctttttgttatattttttatatataatcgtTAACTATTTTGagctttttattattaataaaaccctttttaatattatattttaaattaatatttaaatttatctctaaaaaattatttatttttcatattgatttttaaaaaattatattagttatatatttatattagtcTCTTAAGAATAAAAGGTAAATCAAATCAGTCTTTTTGCTAATCAAATGATAACGTATCATTTTAAGTGTTACGAGacataataacataatatattaattaatatatcatATGTTATAATATAATTTGTTGACATGTTATATGTTATATGTTAGTGACATATAACACGTTAGGTGTCATCTGATCATAACTTTATCTATAATTAAATTAATCCCtaaatatatacacatatatggattatttttattcttaaaattttaaaatttaagttttttcataatattaaatttttaatcattcttaatcttattaattttagttttattttttacatcttaataaacaaattttttttacataaaataataaacataatcaaattattacaaagttaatttttcatttatgtttttagactttacattttaaaattttagttttttgtagtgaattttttttatttaaataattttatcaacctgttattaattatatactaattatttttgaatttttaaaatttaaatttcacccaaaacttagtataatttattattagttGTCTATTTTTATCATTCTATATTTGTTTTggttcaaaattctttttaacaaaaattaacttttaaaaagaaaaaaatctcaCAAacgaaaaaaaacagagaaatcgcactaagtaatattaatattaaaaaaatatattaagatATTAAAGTTCAACAAGTaatcatatatattaatttttcaatcaTTGAGTTCTAtcacataaattaaaaaataacaaaatttaaaatttaaaacaaaaatataaaaaattaaaattttaaaataactaatatatttatttattgatgtcaaaaaattaaatctgttaatatatgattaataatagtttgataaaaaaatctcaataaaaagttttattacaaaaaatattaaaatttgaaaatttaaaatttaaaaatacaaaaatatttttaataatttaattatttttattattgtatatgAAGAGAATTTTGTTTGTTATGAtgtaaaaaataagattaaaattagtaagattaaaaaatattaaaaatgtaatattatgagaaaaataagagaaatttaTATGAGAATTAATTTAatcgatttttaaaattttaagggaCAAAAacaatctatatatatatatattttttgggattaatttaattctaaataaaacaTATAGTATATCACATAACATGTCaactaattattttgtaacaagtgATATTAATATGTCATATCATCATATTCTGTGACATTTTATCactgataaaaatattaatttaacttatttctatttttcaggaatTAATAtgtctaatttaatattttaaaaaataaataatctttgCGGCAAATTTGAGTAGTATTCACCCACTATATTTTTAACAACTTTCCTGGTTCTTTATTTAGACTAGAAGTGAACGCTGATCGGATTGGATTGGATATGACCAAAATTTTAATCTGATTTACACTAAATTAAAATTATCGGATTTAATATTCGCATTTTTAAGTTTGGATTCAATCCAATttcgaataataaaaataaaataatacagcaTATATacgataattattagttgaaataaaatataaaaagaatatttatttatttatttatttttgtagatCTATAAATACCTACATAAAATTCGAATTTCAATTATATTAGTGTGCAGATCAAATTGAATTCGATCCAATaatcttatatattaattatatcaatatctacaatttttaaattgaatttgaatataaATATACCACATATACAAATAGAATTCCATCCACAAAGACCACTAATTTAGACATAACGTCAATTGAGTCTTATATATACGATATTGTAAGTTGTAACAAAGATTTCATAGCACCGCGCTTTACACGCATAAACACATTTGCAAATTGTAATAATGTCACTTGCAGCTTCCGCTTCAGCTCTCAAAATCCACTATGAAGCACGTGACGATGATTTCAAGAGACCTTTTGTGAAATATAGTCCCAACATTTGGGGCAATATCTTCCTTCAATTTGATTCCGATCCCCTGGTATGTTCTTTGTCTAATTACATatatgcattttcttttctttttttttttaaggatttaAATGCTCTAATTAAAAGGTGTTTGGTTTGAGAAAacatttcttttttacttttagtattttcagtttttatgaaacaaaaaaaagtgaaaataatataactttatattttgttttcattttttatttttcttctttggtaAACCTTAAAATAGAaagctttattttttattaaaaaaaccaCAAACCATATAAAGTATCActaattcaataatttattagttTTCGACGACCGACTCTGATTTTTACTCAAATAGACATGTTtagtatgattttttttttccccttaaaCTGATTGATGAACATTGGATTCTCTGCCATAACTATTTGTAGGAAGTTTATGATAATACGAGGCAACAAGATCAAGTATATAAGGAAAAAGTGAGGATGTACCTATCTTCAAGTAATAACATCCTAGAAAAATTAAGTATTATCGACTCAATTCAGCAATTGGATATTTCTTATCATTTTGAGGATGAAATTGGTGAAGCATTAGAACAAATCTACAATGATCTTGCCAAAAATAGGTTTAACCTAAAAGAAGAAAACCTTCATTTTCATTCGTTACTTTTTCGTTTACTCAGACAAAAAGGATTTCACATTTTATCAGGTacgtaaatattttatttctaaacgaTCTCTGACATATAGCAAATACTATTTATAGGATCATTTAGATCAATTATTTgaataattctaaaaatttttgtcGAGTAAAAATGCGTTGTCTTTTAGATAAATACTCAGGCTGTATTTATTTACAAATACAAGACCCTGagacagagacacaaaaacataaaatCATATTTGAAAACTAAGAGATAGAGACATTGTGTCTAAAAacattgaattagtgtattttgtattcaTCTTAACAGAAAAGAcatagaaacactaacaaaagacacaacttattttttattttttttattattcttattaattttttataattatattatttattattattttttttccaattttttaaataaaaaaagagaataaattaaaaattcataatttattctaatttattactaAATAAAATACAAGAACATTGATTTTTGCTGTCTTTTGTGTCTTGTTTTTAGAATGAAACGTAACTTTGAAGactgaaaaaaatatttactcttaaataataaatatagtaTA
This window contains:
- the LOC140180302 gene encoding uncharacterized protein, producing the protein MEFWFMGQGYEDHLSKSVDDVRAADKITWKKIDAQLCNLIWHTIDLPKLTMFRTYKTCKKVWDRAKALYTNNIARLYHVAKKLCSLQLQGTDMESYVEAVEAVKEEFSTLLPYVSNANDHHTQQESCFWYLRYLGCLLNLNLFGNKYWAPHPFLPLRTYLHDSAIRPLSRDPYFRPNCIGIPIFFSSVLSSAHSRRPWGRGNRIRLSCTYCHRIGHTQDKCYALHGHPTKVANVVQTNEPSDVHSAAQPQGIFVSGHDYDEFLKYQASKQASTPVALVAHSGNSVACISHSSFLGPWVLDSGASDHISGTSSVLSKLEHPAFLPSITLADGSKIGAKGISQATPLPTLPLKYVLYMPNCPFNLISISELTRSLNCSVAFFADSVIVQDRGTGQTIGTGCKHVRSSFSSHVNTRAASPFSVIYSDMSPFLRIPLFFSTPDITSPSITKVLPVPYLDGPPIPTKPLQVYHRRPRPAVQDNSSPEPVVEPSLDPSSGVSSSPPISLRQGTRSTRNPNPIYNFLSYHRLSSSHYTFTSSLSSVSIPKTTAEALSHRGWRQTMIEEMSALHSTGTWDLVPLPPGKSTVGCRWIYTIKVGSDGTIDRLKARLVAKGYTQIFGLDYGDTFSPVAKMTSVRLFLSMAAIHHWPLHQLDIKNTFLHGDLEEEVYMEQPPGFVAQGECSGLVYHLRRSLYRLKQSPRAWFSRFSVVISKFGMIQSEADHSIFSRHSFSTTSAYLVVYVDDIVITADDHEGITQLKQHLFDHFQTKDMEKLKYFLGIEVAQSNAGICISQRKYALDILEETEILDSRPIDTLMDPNTKLSPDQGEPLADPVIGTQLLESLDISKVLQKKKSKKQNVVVRSSAEAEYRAMALATCELIWLKQLIKELKFCEPSKIELVCDNQTALHIASNPVFHERTKHIEIDCHFIRERLQSGEIVTAFVNSNDQLADIFTKVLRGPRIQYICNKLGAYDLYAPA